In one Caldalkalibacillus thermarum genomic region, the following are encoded:
- the tadA gene encoding tRNA adenosine(34) deaminase TadA produces MSAQSEHEKWMARAIQLAKQAETLGEVPIGAVIVKEGEVIGEGYNRREIDRNPLAHAELMAIQQACERLGGWRLAGCDLYVTLEPCPMCAGAIVQARLRRVIYGTEDPKAGYAGSLHNTLQDERLNHQTDVIAGIRREECQHLLKDFFRRLREQKKAAKGMST; encoded by the coding sequence TTGTCAGCACAAAGTGAACATGAAAAGTGGATGGCACGCGCCATTCAGCTGGCCAAACAGGCGGAAACATTGGGCGAGGTCCCCATTGGTGCGGTCATCGTTAAAGAGGGAGAAGTGATTGGTGAAGGTTATAACAGACGTGAGATTGACCGGAATCCGCTGGCCCATGCTGAATTGATGGCCATCCAGCAAGCTTGTGAGCGGCTTGGAGGATGGCGGTTGGCAGGGTGTGATTTGTATGTCACTTTAGAACCTTGCCCCATGTGTGCGGGCGCCATTGTGCAAGCACGTTTAAGGCGGGTCATTTATGGCACGGAAGACCCGAAGGCGGGCTATGCCGGCTCTTTGCACAATACCTTACAAGATGAGCGCCTGAACCATCAAACAGACGTGATTGCCGGCATCCGCCGGGAGGAGTGCCAACACTTGCTCAAAGATTTTTTCCGCCGCTTAAGGGAACAAAAGAAAGCGGCTAAGGGAATGTCCACCTGA